GCAGGCTTTCCTCCAGACCCTCCATCTCCACCTCAGACCGCCCAGTTCGCTTAGCCAGAGCAGTTTTCAGTCTGGAGACAGATGAGGAGAGTAAGGGAAACCGCGCTGAGGAACCTAACAGACCCAGACTCTAGGCCACTCAGAGCCCCAGCAAGCCCAAACCCACGGCAGGGAGGAGCGAGGGCATCGCACTCCAGGCAGAGGTTCTGGCTATGGCCCACCCTCTCCGGGCTCAGTCCTGTCCCTACCTCCGGAGCCGACCTTCAACGATCCACTTGTTTTTCCTGTAGCTGGACATACTCTCCAGAGTCTTGTCAATCTCACTGCAGAACAGGGAATGGGATTGAGAGGCGAAAGTGGCAGcacaggaaagagggagggagagtcatAGAAAAAGGGGCTGCAGCTGAACATGGAGTCTCAGCCTAGAACCCAGTCGGCAAGGTGGGCAACGAGACTCAGTGCCAAGTTCTGAAGAGGCCCTTCAGAACACAGCAATGAATCCACGTCACCCCAGGACTCCTGGGaggccagcccctctcccagcccactGTGACACCCCCAGCCTCTCACTTGATGATGAGGGTGGAGCCGTTGAGCTCATGCACAAGGAAAGCCAGGACAGCTGCTTTCTGCtgcgggggctgggcctggaaagGCTGCGTGCGCAGGCTGTCGCAGAGGGCCGGCTCCGCACCGTACGCCATAAGGAAGCAGCGCAGGATCTCAGACACGTTGTCCCTCGTCAGGGGGATCTCAGACACCTTCTCCCCCAAGATCTTTAGGGACTGTGTGGAGGAGAGCATAACGGGAGTGAAGAGGGAAGAGAAACAACTTGAGACACATGAACCTGGAACAGTAAAACACAGCAGAATGCTATGGGATCAAGAAAGGACAACATGAAGACTGActatgaaggaaggaagaatacaaaagaaaaggaataaaataaagggaaatgGACAAaataaggagagaggaagaaaaggaaagagaaggagaacagAAATGaaagctctgtttctcctctaGTTGTTCGGAGGGAGGAACTCAAAGAAAAAGCGAAAGTAAGACGATAAAGGGCTGGCCCTCGGGCCCTCCCTCCCGGCTGCCGAGGAGCTGAGCTCACCTGACAGTAGGCGGGCAGGCCGGGGTCACAGAGGGCAGCCTTCAGGAGCCGCACCAGCAAGTCTTGCACCTCGCCCAGGCTGTCACCTTGACAGAGAAGTCCCTCCTGCAGCACCCCCAGGCTAGGCACGTCTTTGGTAGGGTCAAAGCCCAGCACCTTGCCGAAGCTATGCAGGAACTCCACGATGGTCAGGCAGTCTGAGAATGCCCTACTGGGCAGAGTCAGACCAGGGATGCGGGAGAAGtcaggcagaggctggaggggcAGAAGCAGCAAGGAGTTCTGTCACACATCCTGTGAGTGCTGTTCACGAAGCTCTGCCTCTAACAGAGCCCTCCCCTCTTACCTGGTGGTCAGCCAGACACATGTCCTCTGTGGGCTTCTTCATCTCCTCCaggatcatctgctgcctctgccgCTCCTCCAGGCGCCTCTGCGTGGCCACGCTCTTGTCTGCCCTACACGCTGGCTTGGCTCTGGccacctcctccttttccttcaccttcaccttctccttcttttccctcttgactttttcctttagtttttcctgctttgtctttactttctctttctcaacCTACACACCCAAAGCAGAGAGAAACGAAGAGTGCCATGAAGACACCAGTCACCACCCTGTCCTGGTCCTGGTCTTTCCCAGCCTGAGAGAGAGCCCAGAAATGCAACTACAAAGCAAGACTGGGGCACAAAGTATCGGTTCAGTGGCTTCAAAATTATATTCAGCAAATGTGTACACGCACTTACCTTGGGTTTCTTCTTAGCTTCCTTCTGCTTTAAGCTCTTGGTCTCTTGTTTCCGCTTGTTTCTGGCCTGTAAATCATAAAGGAAGAAGTCATTTCTCCTCAAAACCCTTGACAGCATCTCTGCACAGGCTAGGATTCAAAAACAGACAAAGGTGCTGGAGGAGAGGCGAGCGATGGGATGACAGGCTGGCAACGGATCCTTCCCTCACCTTGCAGGTGTCCACATTTTCTTGAACAAGCCAATTCGCTAAAATCAAAGCCAAGAAATGTCAGGGTAATGGAAGTGCCGCTATACAGGGGTGGCAGATGTGGGAGATGGAAGAGAAGATGAAGCAGGTCGTAGGCAAAGTGACCAGGGCACCACCACTGATGTCCTCACCTGCCCTTGGGTGGTCTGGCACTCTCCCCGTTGTATCTTCTGCCTCATCTTCTTCTTGCTTTTACTGATTTTTGCTTTATCCTCCTCACTCAGTGTTTCtgtgaaggcagaaagaaaaagtaatcaagTGAGACAGGACGATGAATCCCTGGCATCCAGGGCAGCACACACCTGTCACAAAGCTGGCCTCCCAAGCAGCACCCTGAAGAATCTagagttttctggtttttttttttttttttttttaatttcaaagtatACATAATAAAACGTTGGGAGAAAAAATGTAGGTGAGGCACCTGCTACGGAGGTGGCACAAAGAACTCAAATGGCATCTCCTGCCCAGAAGCAGCAACCCCTGGCTCCAATCGGACTGCTTTGGAAGGGGTCCTGCTGATGGAAAAGAAGCCACAATGGCAGAGTAGCCTTCTGGCCTGTCTCTCTCCCAGGCTACCCAACAAGGGCAATAACCCAGACTTGATAGCAGAGGGAACTGAGAACGGAAACAGAAGGCCACACTACCGGAGAGGAGGGCAGCAGACAGAGGCACCAACAAACCCAGAATACACCTGATGAAAAGGCAGACGCCTCACTACAGTCACACTAACCCTCGCGTGGCGTCGCTTACAGTCAGTTCCTAAGTCTCGCTCCACTAAACCATCtgaatttcttcctttctgaaaAACTGAATACTGAAGTATAATTTTTGCAAACAATAGGGCATTTCCAAATTGATGTTTTCAACATAACAGTGCATCTTCTTGTTTCTGGTATAGAAACACCACCCTACTTCTACATGGCAATCCTCTAAGTCAGATCTAGCATGGGCAGATGAAGCACTTACAGCATCCGTTAAACATCAGACTTGTTCTCATTCCTACAGTCAGAAGAACATGGCAGAGCTGAACTCTGAATGAGAATCCAACGACTCAATGTTTTCCTATTCTTCACACTAAACGAGTAAATGCAGTATTTACTGAAGAAAACCCAGACATTTCCCACCTCTCTATCCTACTAAAATAGAGCTGATTATCTTCTGAATTCAGATGTGAATTCTGAATCTCCATGAAGGTGGTAACGAGCAGGGCAAGAGGGTACAGCTGCAATCAGGCAAGTACGGAGCTGCAGAATGAGTAACAGCGGGTACAGAAGGCCTCTCCTTTGGGCTCTGTAACCACATCTAGGGGCAGAGCAGCTCAAGGAAGAAGCGGGTTAGAAAAGTAGTGCCCAAAGGGCTGGGGCCCAGACGCTGCATTCCAGACTCGTTCTGTCCAGATAATGGCAGTCCCAGTTCTGGGGAACCCAAGCATTAGTAACCAGCAATGCTTCAGGTACCTCACGAAAGGAGCGGAATCCCACAGTAACAAATACCACTGTACCTTGGGCATCCAGTTTCTTTAAGAGGCGGTTATCTGTTTTATTCAATAGCTCAGGGATTTTGACTTTGGGGGGCCGACCTCGGCCCCGTTTCACCTTGGGAACTTCCTTAGTCTTAGACTTCTCAGTGTTTCGAGGTCGGCCTCGTTTGCCAGTAATTGCCTGGATCCTGGAAGGAATCTCTTCGGCCGAGAGCTGTACCCACTGCAAGCCctaagggaaagagggagaccaTTACAGGAAGGAATCTGTTAGGCCTTCTGAACCAGTCAGTGCCTCCCAGAATCCCCAAACCCTACAAGAAGCTGCAGCTTGTCCACTACCTTTCTCAGTGACAGAAGCATATATAAACCCTTGAGTCTGTACCTCTGGTGTGTCTCTCTCTTCAAAGAAATCTCCAACAGGCATACGGGGACTGAAGCTAAAGTGCTCACGGCGGACACTGTGTACCACGTTGCGGCTCAGATACTACAAGGAGGAAGTAAAGCAACATTAATGAGGTCACAGCCCTATCATGCCTTTGGAAAGCAACACCACAAGCAGAACAGGCCCTGGAGCAAACAATGCCAGCCTGCTGCTACTGGGCGCAAGGAAAGGAGTCTGTGCTTCCTTTTAAAAAGCCCACAAAAGCCACATTACCTTGATCACTTCTGGAAACTGTTTCATCCGCTTCCCACAGGGGCCATAATACCATGTCTCCCCCTGCCATCGGTGGCTGCCCTTCTTGATGCGCACCTCTCTCCGCCACCTGCCAGAGAAGCACACGGGCCCTGTCGCCAGGTCACACCCCTACTCACTCCCCATGCCACCCAGGAGCAAGCCCACTGAGCAGATGACCCTCCCGCATCTGTCTCACTAGAACTGCATGCAAATGCAAATGCTGCAGGACACACAAGCTTGATTAAACGGCAGACTTGAACTACAAAAAATCTGCAAACCCCTCAGGAGGAAAGCAATGCAGCAAAATGCCCCAGCTCTGAAAGACCGCCACCCCTCTTTTCCACAAAGGCAGACGTCCAAGCAGCCAGACACCCCTCCCCGAGGCCGTTCAGGGCAATCACTGAGTTTCCACTCTAGAGCTGAAGGCCTAAGGGGACAGAGCGGACAGAGGATGGGGAGGCAGGCAGCACAGAGAAATCCACGCTGACTCCATGAAATGACTCCGCAGGCCAGGATTTAATTACGAACCCTGTGTTCTAAGCAGCAAAATTATTCTATGACTAAACCTTACACTCAGACTTGATGATCACAAGTAGCCAAGAGAGAAGGGGAAATCCCAGGAAGGCAGCTAATCCTACCAGGCCCTTGAGGTTAGCTGGCTTGCTCCTCTGTGAAGGAGCTTCCTGCCCTAACTTCACCAAAGAGGGACCATAACAAAACCACCTCAATTCATTGGTAATAAGCCACTCCCCATTCGTCATTATCCTCTCTCCTTAAAAAGAGGACAAGCCAGCTAGTTTGGAAAAGGTAATAGCTGGAGCCCCTTGAGCAAAACTGAGTCCCAAGAGGAAGAAAATGTGAGTGAAGACAGACCCTGAGAGAAGGAAAACCCAGGACATCTCAAGAAACACTAGCATTGCGGCTAAGTTTCCTGTCATCTACTCTTACCTAGCCCATTCCTCCCCCACCTCAGATGGACAAAGGAGCGCCCTTGTTCTAGAGACATGCATTAAACTCGTCCATGCGTGTAGCACACGAGAGCATTTACCCATGTTGCAGTGGGAGACGAACTTCCTCTGGGGTAGCAATACGTCTTCTCAGGACATCACCTTGGGGGGAAAACAGGGGATTACCCAAGAGTTTCGAGTTTCAGCAAACTACTAAACAGGCCAGGAGGAAAGACATAAACGTCTGGGAagcagctgcaggcagagcagtCTGGACACTCACCACTACTGGGAGCAGCGACCCCCTCTCCGGCGACCTCGTCCAGGCCAGCAGAGGTTTCGGGGAAGCTGCCGACCTCCTGCACTGCTGAGGAAGCTGCTGGGGAAGCTACAGGAGAGACTTTTGGGGAGGCCACTGGAGCGGTCACGGAGACTGCTGGGAGGGTTGCGGAGGAAGCGGGGGAGGCGGCTGGAGACACTGAGAGGGAGGCTGTGGGGGAGACTGCTGGGGAGGCTGCAGGCCGAAGCGGACTAGCGGACGCCTGGTCGGGGGCTGGCTCCATCAGGGCGGGTGGGAAGTCAGAAGCCCGAGATTCCATCTCTTCCTGCTCAGCATCACTTCCATTATTCAGGTCAAAGCTGTTATCTGGAATCCAATCAAACAGGGTGGGAAAGGAAAAATGGTGTCACGGAAGACGAGAACCTCCTCAAACCTGGACTAAGCTAGACAGAGCAACTTCAAGGGTTTTTCCTTAGGGTTAGACAGAAATAAGCTTCTGGCTTTCGTCCCCAAGCACTCTCACAGGACAAAGCTGCTGCTGGACGTCACTCTATGAAAACTCCTCTTTCACCTGagcttccagcttcctcctgcctgCGAACTCCAAGTCTTCCGAGTTCTTCTGAGTGCAGAGCACAGACCACAGCTGCGCAGGCTGGGGCTTGTTCTCTTTAGTCAGATCCCCTCAGCTTCCAGCATGGTGCTCTTGGAGGTTTCCTACCCTTTAGGCCCTAACTATGGAGCCTACTCTCTCACGTTTCACAGGTCAAGAACTTCGTTCCACCTCTCTTTACTTACCTTGGAGGACAGACTCCCCTAGGACGGgtggagaggcagggctggcaaAGATAGAGGCCGATGCTTGGCTGTCATCTGCCAGGAGACTGAAGGCAGTAGCAGTGTTGAGGGAAGGGCAATCGAGGGCAGAGATCACAGGACTGTCCTCAAGCGGCAGCTTGTCCTCTGCACCCATCAGCTCAGTGTCATCAATACCATAAAGTCCTCCGCTCACTGGCTCTTTTCATAGGAGGCGGGAAAATCAGAATACAGgatattgagaaaaaaatcaaaaagcaatatTAAAGAAACATTGGTTTAatactcaatttttttaaagaaggtgtcactttttttttttttttttttttgatttatttatttatctgaaaggcagttacagagaggcagaggcagagacagaggctggttcaatccccagatggccgcaacagcaggacctgcacggatccaaagccaggagccatgagcttcttccaggtctcccacatgggtgcaggggtccaaggatttgggccatcttctactgctttcccaggccatagcccgagagttggatcagaagtggagcagctgggactagaaccagcacccatatggaatgctggcacttcaggcagtggctttacctgctatgccacagcgccggtcccaataCCCAATTCTATTTTCACAGTATAAAGATTTTTTCTAGTATTAAATTAGGGAAAAATTTACTGCCCACTCCCTGAAATAAAGTCATGCAGGGTCGGCATTGAGacatactgggttaagccaccacctgtgacacaagcatcccatatgggcgccagtttgagttccagctgttccacttccaagtcacttccctgctaatgtgccaggggaagcagcacaagatggtacAACTGCTAgtgcccctgcaaccatgtgggagacctggaagaagctcctagctttggcttggcccagccttggctgttgtggccttttgagggagtgaaccagcagacagaagtttctctctctctctctttcaaataaataattaaatctttattaaaaaataaacaaatctttaagacaATAATTAAATCTATGAGACTGTAGAAATCCTAAGTCTGAGATAGAAACAAAAGGAAGGGCATTAACTGAACGTCTACCCACATAGATTTGCAAAATTCTAGCATTTATCATTGAAACAGGACTCCCTAATACTGCACTAGGGTAAAAGGTCACTATTAACTGGTGAATGCTTTCTTTCTAGTTAGTTAGAACCCAAACAGTCCACCTGTCTGGTAGTAGGTCCCTATCCAGTGAATTATTATAGCTCAGGGCTCTTGGCCAAATGGAACACTAGGAGAGaacctgggaaatgaaccaattcAGCTCAGAGTGCAGCTGGCCCAGGCAGGCCAGTGGTGTGTCTGCCACAGGATTATCTGGAGGTCCCAGCACCCCATATTCCTTAATCCTGTTCCTGGTTTACcagctcttccagctgctgaAGGGAGCCAGCCCACCTGGTGCCAGAGAGTCAAAGGGCTCCAGGGAGTCTTCACTGAGGATTGGAGTGTCTTCCAGTTGATCAGGAAGATGTGAAGGATCATCCAAACAGCTCACTGAGGGGTCAGGGACCAAGACTGAGACCTCTTGGTGTAATGACTCCACAGAGGGGACAGAACCATTGTAGCCACACATCTTCAGTTCTAAGGAATTCCAGGAGACAGCAAAAGTCAAAAATCAGTGCCTTCAACTGACTCATTCAGCTACAATAAGCAGGCAGTCTTTGCTAGAAGTGTTTTCATTCACTCAACATTTATCGCTGCCAGGACACCAGTTCTACATGCTGGAACCAACCACATCAAGATACCCTATGTCAGCAGAAGTGTGCTGGGAAAATCAATCCTGAGGCAGTGCAGAGGAGTTAGGCCTGACACAAGAACCCCAATATGTTCTCAGAAATCTTCCCCATCCAGTGGGAAGGGAAAACACACTATGATTTTACAGGGTGGTTCCCTTGGACAGGGAATCAACTACATGCTAAACTTTTCTCTTTTGAGAGAGAAGATGAGGAGTCGTCACATGTACCAACACTAACAATGAGGGAAACTGAGCAGACAAGCAATGATGTGCttgccctgcctccttccctcctgtaCATGCCAATCACCACTGGGGCTCAGGCCACCTTAGCAGCCAGTCTGACCCTGCTTCAGCCAGTCCAAACGGCCTCAATGCAAACTGCTAAAGGCCCAACTCCTTTACGCATTTTGGAAGAAGCCCTTCTTGGTGCAGGGTGTCTGTTGGGGCTGTTTCAGGCTCGCCCACCTGCCCTCTCCAGGCCAGCAGCTCTGCATGAGCTTGAAATAATTTGCACTCCCACTCGCGAGCTGGTGCTGCTACCACAAAAACACCAGCCACTTGGCTCTGCTAATCACCAACATGCAAATCAGCCTGCACTGTAGAGAGCTGGAAAGACAAGTTTTCCTCACCTCAAAAGCCACTGTCCCCACAACCCAatttcccctctccccctgccccccagctcaGGGACCCAGGCATACCTGGCTGGTCGTCTTCCAGCTCCAGGCTGCCTACCAAGCCAGTGCCATTCTCCGCCACCACGGAAGTCAGCTCCTTTTCTGCTGCCTCATCAGGATGAATGCCACTGCCTACCTCCTGGGAGGGTGCAAAGGTCTGGATGCTAGATCCCAACATGGGAGAAGTCTGTGGGGAGGTGAAAAAACTAGGGGGTCCATTGGGCATCACCTCAAAATTCTGGTCAGGAAAGGAATCATACAGTTCCTGCGAGTCAAAGTTAAGCCCCATGGGACTCTGGGTACCGTTGGCCCAGAACTCTTGGCTCCCAGCCCGAAGATTAGTGTTGTGACTTGGGGATGAAGGTTGCCGGCTGCCCCCAAGAATGCCGTTGAGTGGGTACTGTCCCCCCGAGAACTGGGAGAGAAGGGGTGGGTCCTTGAGGTTGCTGCCAGGATTAGCAGATGGGTACTGTGAGTAGTTCCAGAGACAGTCGTAGGCCACGTTGGGGTGATGGAGGTGTGAGGTgctggagtggggagcagagTTCAAAATCCCTGAAGTAGTAGTGTGAGATACAGTAGATAAGCCATTAACATTCACATCCCCATTCAAACctggcagagaaggagaaagacgGGTCAGTAACATATATGTATGTCAGGAACGTTAACAAAAGAGCCCCAAAGTAATAGCACTGGCTAGAAAACAGGAAGGTAAAGAGGAGGGAGATTCCCCTGTTATATTTAGCTTTTGGATCTCTGGGGAACAccaaacccagctgctcctgcaTAATGCTTAGTCTCTGCCGCTGAAGGTGCTGGGTAGGGGGCTGGAGAGCTTTCCCAGCCTGCCATGGGAGCGACCAGCAATGAGCTGCTGtggctgcagtttttttttttttttttttttttttttaaattattaaatgaagCTGTTTGCAGACCTCCTACAGTGACTTGCATTCGTCCCCACTCTGATTCCCTAGGGAACGTCTCCCTCGGAAGGGCATGACTGAACTCTGCGCACATACACACCCCTTTCCTAGTGCCTATCTGGTCCCACAGTGGCACCAGAAGGGACGGCCTCCACCTCACTGGCACATGCAGATCCTGCACTTTGTGCTAGGCTAAGAATAGAATTTGTAGTCACCACAGCGACAAGATTCCAGCTCAGAGGCTTGGCTGAGCCCTCCCCATGGGCACTGGAGGGTAATATGTAGTGAATAAAAATCTTGGCATGACCAGGGAATTCAGCTCTGAATACCAATGGCAACCTCTGGGATGATGAAGGAAAAACCATCAAATAATGGGAATCAAGACACCAAAAAAATCTTGAGAAGGGGAAGAAccccaataaaataaagaagCTTCTTCTGCAACCCCCTCGTAGAAAACAGGAGGGAGAAGTGGTAGGTAAAAGCCTGTATTTTTCTGCGACAAGGAAGGAAGCATGTGAGCTTCTCTGCTTCTAAGCATAAAGGACCTGAAACCCAAGCCAGATTAGATAGGTACTTGGCAAAGCCATGGTACAGAGCAACTGATAAGCCAGATCCTGGTAGCAACACTTCCATCTGGAATTATGTATTACTCTCTGGGGAATTAGGtaagcactggcccctcctttgtCCCTACCATCTACCAAGGACAGAAGGTGGCACAAACCCTTCTAGCATCTGCCTTCTTTGCTACAAGCTCAAAGACAAACACATCTCACCCTTCACCCCATTTCCCCACCCAGGGCACTACTggttccagcccagcccagcttccccAACCTCTATAAACAGCTTCTCAGAGGGCTGgtcctttatctctttctcatGGGTCCAACCTGGTTATCAGTAGCAGTAACCACCTCATCACTCTCTGGTAGTAGCCAGGAAACAGTCCTGACAGAAGAGCAGACTAATATAAACAAGCCAGTAGATTTTCTAATCCCTTCCAACTTTAAGAGTAAAAGCGGTGCTTCCATAAACCACTACAATTTGCTCTTAGAGGCTTGATTTCTCTCCAGCAGCTGGCATTctatggattcaattcctccctccccacctgacAGACAGGAGTCGTTGTAGGGCAGATGGGCTGAGGTAGAGCCAAGTCTTCTCCCATCAACCTGCTCTAAAAAGGAATGAGACCCACTCCCTCCCCGGGCCACGTGATGACCCTCACACTCACTTTTCCCTTGCTGGGGGAAGTTCATGGGAGACCCGTTAGTGTAGAGGCCCTCCCCTGAGGAAGGAGAGGGTTTCAGTcctgaggcagcaggtgcagggggaagGCCAGTAAAGTTAAAATGGTCGTTTGCCTCCATTTctgcaggaggggagagagagggaggaaaaaaaatactggcgGTTAAACAAGGTTACGTCATTTGGAATGCCCTCTACCTACTTACCCTTCTCTTACCTAAGTACTTTGAGGTGAAGTGGAGAATGAGAAAAGAGAATATTCCCTACACAAACAGCCTTATGAGCTTTGCAGGGGTGGGCACTTGCCCTAGCAGGTAAGATGAcatttgggacatccacatcccatattggagtgcttgagtttcagtcccagttctgctcttaattcctgtttcctgccacccttggaggtagcaagtaatggctcaaatggctgggtccctgccacccaggtgggagacacagatcaaatcctgacttcaacttggccaggcctcagctgttgtaggcacttgggagatctctctctccctgagcctttcaaataaacaaaatttgttAGATGTAATGCTAGCTTTGTAGAGCTATGGAGAGTCAGTGAGAATAAACAAGACACAAGCCTGGAAGAGTCTTCCTCAGTGTAAGCCCCGCCTTCCAAATTCCCAGCCCAGGTTATTCCTCTATCTTAGGTATCTTCCCTCTATTTTAACATTGAACATTCTCCATCCTTGTGTTTTTAATCCTCAAAGCAAGGCCAGAGATCCACTCCTAGGGTCCACAGAATGTCCCCAAAGCCATCTTTCTGACAGGAAGCATTGACaggaaaagcatttgatataCACCCTGCTTGGTTTTGTTGTTATACTTGAGCTAAACAAAGTTTCTAGTTATCCTATCTATAGCCCTAGACTACTAAAGACAATACAGTTAGGTACATGTGTCAAGGGATTTGAAAAGGAGAATACATTTCAGAAAAGGTAACAATAATGGTAAAACCCTAATCATCCAGCAATATTCTACTTCTTATACATGGGAAATACCATGGACTCCAAGAACACAGATCAGAAAAATGTCATCAGTGACAAGCTTTCATTAAGATGGTGTTCCAagaacactgtggcacagtgcaccaccacttgcaacaccagcatccaatgtgAGGACTGGTGCCaatccaggctgcttcacttccagtctacctccctgctaatggaaaaGCAgcaataatggcccaagtacttgggtccttgacacccatatgggagaccaagatggaattctgggctcctggttttggcctggcccagcaccggctgtcatggccatttggggagtgaaacagcagatggaagacctctctctccatctctctccctccctccctctctccttttgtcACAGAAAGAAAGATGGTGTCCCGAATAGTTATTTCCTTGGTTTTGTGGCTTAAATATTAAAGgtcaggagggagagaaggaaggaagaagggaatatcgccatatttttagaattgtatctatgaactacactgaatctattcgctttgtattaatatcacgttaacataaaaaaaataaagggtcaCATAACAACACGATGCTGACATCACTGAGGGGATTCTTAACTTTTTACCCTTTCCCAGATGTGATATGATTAATACTAGGAATGATAAAAAGTGAAGTCACTGATCACAATTGCActttaaaatgagcaaagaggaaagaaagatgcAGAAGCCAAAACTGTTGAAGTTTGACATGACACATCAATCATATACTCTGCTGAAACAGTACACACTAACTTGACATGAGACACAATCCATCATACAGAAAAACCCATCTCCCTGGATTATGTTACAATGTTTTCAATAAGGGCAGAATAATTCAGATAGAAAGGCTTCTTTAACAAGCTCCCAAGAACTGGCAATAAGAAAATTTAGGTAATGTTTcaaataaccttttaaaagagAACCAGAGGTAAAGCTTTTAAGAAGATGAATAGCTTGGTTCAGAACATATATATGATCTCTGGA
The window above is part of the Oryctolagus cuniculus chromosome 11, mOryCun1.1, whole genome shotgun sequence genome. Proteins encoded here:
- the BAZ2A gene encoding bromodomain adjacent to zinc finger domain protein 2A isoform X3, encoding MEMEANDHFNFTGLPPAPAASGLKPSPSSGEGLYTNGSPMNFPQQGKSLNGDVNVNGLSTVSHTTTSGILNSAPHSSTSHLHHPNVAYDCLWNYSQYPSANPGSNLKDPPLLSQFSGGQYPLNGILGGSRQPSSPSHNTNLRAGSQEFWANGTQSPMGLNFDSQELYDSFPDQNFEVMPNGPPSFFTSPQTSPMLGSSIQTFAPSQEVGSGIHPDEAAEKELTSVVAENGTGLVGSLELEDDQPELKMCGYNGSVPSVESLHQEVSVLVPDPSVSCLDDPSHLPDQLEDTPILSEDSLEPFDSLAPEPVSGGLYGIDDTELMGAEDKLPLEDSPVISALDCPSLNTATAFSLLADDSQASASIFASPASPPVLGESVLQDNSFDLNNGSDAEQEEMESRASDFPPALMEPAPDQASASPLRPAASPAVSPTASLSVSPAASPASSATLPAVSVTAPVASPKVSPVASPAASSAVQEVGSFPETSAGLDEVAGEGVAAPSSGDVLRRRIATPEEVRLPLQHGWRREVRIKKGSHRWQGETWYYGPCGKRMKQFPEVIKYLSRNVVHSVRREHFSFSPRMPVGDFFEERDTPEGLQWVQLSAEEIPSRIQAITGKRGRPRNTEKSKTKEVPKVKRGRGRPPKVKIPELLNKTDNRLLKKLDAQETLSEEDKAKISKSKKKMRQKIQRGECQTTQGQARNKRKQETKSLKQKEAKKKPKVEKEKVKTKQEKLKEKVKREKKEKVKVKEKEEVARAKPACRADKSVATQRRLEERQRQQMILEEMKKPTEDMCLADHQPLPDFSRIPGLTLPSRAFSDCLTIVEFLHSFGKVLGFDPTKDVPSLGVLQEGLLCQGDSLGEVQDLLVRLLKAALCDPGLPAYCQSLKILGEKVSEIPLTRDNVSEILRCFLMAYGAEPALCDSLRTQPFQAQPPQQKAAVLAFLVHELNGSTLIINEIDKTLESMSSYRKNKWIVEGRLRRLKTALAKRTGRSEVEMEGLEESLRRRRSSRIMEETSGVEEEEEEEAAAAVHGRRGRRDGEVDATTSSIPELERQIEKLSKRQLFFRKKLLHSSQMLRAVSLGQDRYRRRYWVLPYLAGIFVEGTEGSLVPEDAVKQETESLKVATHPPPNHVLFSVKREPGGSSTAASSPARARGRPRKTKPGSLQHRHPKSPARGQDSEEPQAQLQLEAQPCPQLQAPAQPQPQPQPQSCPQPHNGFLEPEGSPVSLGQSQHDLSQSAFLSWLSQTQSHGSLLSSSVLTPDSSPGKLDPAPGQPLEEPEPEEAGSSPDAPAPWLNFPAPTPCNAAPTPPPAGSEDQPAPSPQLPASSKPGSRASAANSCSPVQFSSTPCPGLAAKRRTGDAGEMTQSPTELGQLKRRGRPPSKFFKQMEQRYLTQLTAQPVPPEMRSGWWWIRDPDVVDATLKALHPRGIREKALHKHLSKHRDFLQEVCLRPSADSIFEPCQLPALQDGILSWSPTEKTYETDLAVLQWVEELERRVVLSDLQIRGWTCPSPDSTREDLAYCEHLPDSQEDITWRGRGREGLVPQRKATNPLDLAVTRLAALEQNVERRYLREPLWPAHEVVLEKALLSAPNGAPEGTATEISYEITPRIRVWRQTLERCRSAAQVCLCLAQLERSIAWEKSVNKVTCLVCRKGDNDEFLLLCDGCDRGCHIYCHRPKMEAVPEGDWFCAVCLAQQVAEEFTQKPGFPKRGQKRKSSYPLSFSEGDSRRRRVLSRGRESPAVPRFSEEGLSPCKRRRLSMRNHHSDLTFCEIILMEMESHDAAWPFLEPVNPRLVSGYRRIIKNPMDFSTMRERLLRGGYTSSEEFAADALLVFDNCQTFNEDDSEVGKAGHIMRRFFESRWEEFYQGKQANL